The proteins below come from a single Drosophila suzukii chromosome X, CBGP_Dsuzu_IsoJpt1.0, whole genome shotgun sequence genomic window:
- the LOC108015112 gene encoding farnesol dehydrogenase codes for MDRWQNRVAVISGASSGIGAACARLLVAAGLQVVGLARRTDRLEQLQQSMPEDQRRRFHQHSCDVSQESQVDSAFEWIERELGGVDVLINNAGIVLGGQLIDMPNQDIGRILQTNLMGSIYCTKLAAGSMIRRQVAGHLFFVNSTAGVAGYKPDPAEESLNAYTPSKFGLTAVHEICRQELIQKGSRIKTTSIQPGWVATEIVPEETKVKLGEVILQAEDVAQAVLYALSTPPHTQVEQITLRAVGEYF; via the exons ATGGATCGTTGGCAGAATCGCGTGGCCGTTATAAGTGGGGCCAGTTCCGGAATCGGAGCCGCCTGTGCCCGGCTCCTGGTGGCCGCGGGTCTGCAGGTCGTCGGCCTGGCCCGTCGCACCGACCGCCTGGAGCAACTGCAGCAATCCATGCCGGAGGATCAGCGGCGGCGGTTCCATCAGCACAGCTGCGATGTGTCGCAGGAATCGCAGGTGGACAGTGCCTTCGAGTGGATCGAAAGGGAGCTCGGCGGCGTCGATGTGCTGATCAACAATGCCGGCATCGTGCTGGGTGGCCAACTGATCGACATGCCTAACCAGGACATCGGGAGGATCCTGCAGACGAATCTCATGGGCAGCATTTACTGCACCAAGCTGGCCGCCGGCAGCATGATTCGCCGCCAGGTGGCCGGGCACCTCTTCTTCGTGAACAGCACCGCCGGAGTGGCCGGCTATAAGCCGGATCCGGCGGAGGAGAGCCTCAACGCCTACACGCCCAGCAAATTCGGCCTGACCGCCGTCCACGAGATCTGCCGGCAGGAACTGATCCAAAAAGGATCGAGGATCAAGACCACG AGCATCCAGCCCGGCTGGGTGGCCACCGAGATCGTGCCCGAGGAGACGAAGGTCAAGCTGGGCGAGGTCATCCTGCAGGCGGAGGACGTGGCCCAGGCGGTACTGTACGCCCTGTCGACGCCGCCGCACACGCAGGTGGAGCAGATAACGCTGCGGGCGGTGGGCGAGTACTTCTGA